The DNA region ATGTGTTATGCGAGGAGGGCCTTGTCGATGGCGTCCTGGAAGACTTGACAGAGGTAGTTCTTGTTTTCGAGCCCGACGCTGACTCTGACGAGCGAGCGCTCGACACCGTAGCGGGCAACTTGGTCGAGCTCGCGGTAGTGGGCCAGGATGGCGTAGGGACAGGCGAGGGTGAAGTTTGTTCCGAGGGAGGGGCCCTTGCAGAGGTGCAGGGCGTCGAAGAATGCGCGGGCCTGCTCGAGGCGGTAGAAAGTCAGCGAGAAAAGGCCGCCGTAGCCGCCGTCGGCCTTGCAGCGGACGGCGTCGTAGTGGAGCTTGGTCTCCCTGGAGGTCAAACTGGGGtagaagatcttcttgaacagcttccCGCTCTGCGGGATCAGGACGTTCTGCAGCAGACACTCTGTGTTGCGGTTGATCTTGATGGTTCGCTGGACAAAGTCGCGGGAGTTCCGCTCGAGGGCCAGAGCGTCCTCGCACCACAGATGGTCCTCGTACTCGCCGTTGGCGAGCAGGAACGTTTGTGCGAAGCGGTACAGCTTGCTCTGCGGATTCAGCACCATCGAGCCCGCGATCACGTTGGAATCGCCGCTGAAGATCTTGGTCAGTGAGCTGCACACGATGTCTGCGTGCGGGAGCACGTCGATGTTGACGAATCCTCCCGCGGTCTCATCGACCacgatgaagaagccgTACAGATCGGCGAGTCGTCTGAGCTCGACCAGGTCGCCCATCTTCAGAAGTGGGTTTGACGGCGTCTCCATGAACACCGCAAGGATTTGCTCGCCGGACTGCAGGATGCTTTTCAGCTCCTCCATCGACGAGGAGTCACCGTGGCCTAGGAAGTGGGTGTGGTTGAATTTTTGAAGTATACTGAGCGTATCTGTGTAGGGGAACCCGAACATGACCGTCTTCTTGTATGGCGGACCGTACCCGACCAGGTATGATGCTGGCGATGGCGAGTGATTCTCTGTGTTGGCCGCGGCCCCGCTGGCGCTGCTGAATCTTGATCTACTGACTCGCTGGGAATCGTAGTGCAACAGCAGACGGTGTGCTGTGAAGATGGATGCCATACCGCTCGGGAACAAGAACACATCCTTGTCGGGATTTACCTCTAGACCGCGCCGCCTGTCACTTTCGATGTCCTGCACATCGATTATCTCGCTGGCCACGGTGTCGCTTTGCTCAATAGTCTCTACAACTGTCGACTCTGTCGCCACGACATGTTCCTGTGGCGCCACGTCCTCGCTAGAGCCCTCCTCGACAACTTTCGTTGCGATGCgcttcttgatcagctgcTTCGCCTGGTCTGCAAAGGAGAGATCCAGGCTCCTGCCGAATCTGGTCTCGATAAACTCTTCCTCACTGCGAGTCCCGCCAACGTCTTCCCCAGCCTCGCGGGAGACATCCGCAGTCCTACTAGACCTCTCAACAATAAAGAGCTCGTGCAACACGTACTCTGCGAATCTACTGGATATGATTTCGCCCGTGTGCTGCCAGTACTGCTTCATCAACGGGTAGTATTCTTTGGCCACAAACACTACGGCAATCTTGCATTCTCTCTTCCACTTTGCCTCTTCGGCATTGATAGGTTTCGTGGTAGCCAGCTGCAAGATACGTACTTTGGGAGCTGGCAGCTCTGAAAACACAGTAGGAGCTTTCACAGCTATGAACTCTCTACACCTCTTGGCAACACTGTACGATGGGAAGCACAGACACGTCTCGCTCTCTTTGGCATACTTATCGCTCAGAACCTCACATAACCTAGCAATGGATTTATGAATGAAAAACCTTGGATATCCCGTACTCATCACATCCACTACAGCGGGATCTGCCTCTTCATAGCCCACCGTAGCTTCCCATGTTGGCAGACACACCGAAACCGCATGTTTAGTGTTTGGTGGAATCGATTCACCAATCTTCGACGAAATTGTGGAGCTCATTGAGCAGCAAATACTTCAGCAGGTCTGGGAACCTGCTCTTGGCTGACTGGTTGACCAGTAGTGCTCTTATCCATCGTATCCTGCTAAtagaagtgaaaaatcatcGAGAACGGACCACTTCGAGCCTTATTGAGAAGCCTAACAGCGACCACATAGACCTCTGGAGGTCCCTCAGGCGGTTCAGACGACCGAATATGTTTCATAAAGGAGTGTTTGGAGCGCTGGTGGCATGCTTGATCGCTTTCTACTATCTTGTTGTTGAACAGAGGGGCGAACAGTCGCTGTACACTACTTCGGAGGCTGTAAGGACCGAGATAGAGACTGTTTTCCTGGAAACATGGAGAGATTACTCCTCCAATGGCTGGCCGTATGATGTGTATTCGCCGCTGGGCCACTCGAAACGCAACATGCCTCCTTCGGGCGATCCGATGGGGTGGATCATAGTGGATGCCCTGGACTCGATGTTCATGATGTACAATAGCTCGTCTGTACATAAGAACGAGCTCCTGAAGGGTATACTGGAGGCTCAGGTCTGGATTGATAATGAGCTTTCATATGAAATCGATGCAGAGGTGAACATTTTCGAGACGACCATTAGAATGCTCGGCGGACTGCTGTCTGCTCACTACTATGCAAGCGAACTGAGAATTGGAAATCCGAGAGTGTACCTGAGGAAGGCTGTTGATCTATGCGACCGACTGGCTCTGGCGTTCGAAAAGTCCGAGAGCGGGATACCATACTCTAGTGTTAATCTGCAAACGGGCGAAGCCATCAAGAATCATGTCGACGACGGAGCTTCGTCCACGGCGGAGTTTACTACGTTGCAGATGGAGTTCAAATATCTGTCGTACCTCACCGGGAATTCAACATACTGGAAATTAGCCGAGAACGTTTATCCTGCGCTTTACAAAGAGAACGATTTGCTTGATAGATACCACGGATTGGCTCCGATATA from Torulaspora globosa chromosome 3, complete sequence includes:
- the STR2 gene encoding cystathionine gamma-synthase (ancestral locus Anc_4.354); amino-acid sequence: MSSTISSKIGESIPPNTKHAVSVCLPTWEATVGYEEADPAVVDVMSTGYPRFFIHKSIARLCEVLSDKYAKESETCLCFPSYSVAKRCREFIAVKAPTVFSELPAPKVRILQLATTKPINAEEAKWKRECKIAVVFVAKEYYPLMKQYWQHTGEIISSRFAEYVLHELFIVERSSRTADVSREAGEDVGGTRSEEEFIETRFGRSLDLSFADQAKQLIKKRIATKVVEEGSSEDVAPQEHVVATESTVVETIEQSDTVASEIIDVQDIESDRRRGLEVNPDKDVFLFPSGMASIFTAHRLLLHYDSQRVSRSRFSSASGAAANTENHSPSPASYLVGYGPPYKKTVMFGFPYTDTLSILQKFNHTHFLGHGDSSSMEELKSILQSGEQILAVFMETPSNPLLKMGDLVELRRLADLYGFFIVVDETAGGFVNIDVLPHADIVCSSLTKIFSGDSNVIAGSMVLNPQSKLYRFAQTFLLANGEYEDHLWCEDALALERNSRDFVQRTIKINRNTECLLQNVLIPQSGKLFKKIFYPSLTSRETKLHYDAVRCKADGGYGGLFSLTFYRLEQARAFFDALHLCKGPSLGTNFTLACPYAILAHYRELDQVARYGVERSLVRVSVGLENKNYLCQVFQDAIDKALLA